A part of Pectinatus sottacetonis genomic DNA contains:
- a CDS encoding dihydroorotate dehydrogenase electron transfer subunit has protein sequence MKKFVLTGQVVNNKQISNGIYHMAVHAPQIAEAAQPGQFLHVKKPDGANFLRRPLGVADVDKSQGTVGIMYRILGKGTTEFSRMAAGDELSIVGPIGNGFVLKDGQPLIVGGGMGMAPLIYLADMLKDKKPIVLIGGRNKDEIFWQEYMKKFTDRIYVTTDDGSAGVKGFTTTLLPQLLQKNVVDDIYTCGPDIMMRGIAKIAYEYGKTCQVSLEKRMACGIGVCLGCTFPGKQSGRRRKVCTEGPVFPAEEVF, from the coding sequence TTGAAAAAATTTGTTTTGACGGGGCAGGTAGTAAATAATAAGCAAATAAGCAATGGTATTTATCATATGGCTGTCCATGCTCCTCAGATAGCAGAAGCTGCCCAGCCGGGACAGTTCCTGCATGTGAAAAAACCGGATGGGGCTAATTTCCTGCGACGGCCTCTGGGTGTTGCTGATGTAGATAAAAGTCAGGGAACGGTTGGCATCATGTATCGTATACTAGGGAAAGGAACAACAGAATTTTCCCGGATGGCGGCTGGTGATGAACTGAGTATAGTTGGTCCTATTGGTAATGGATTTGTTCTTAAGGATGGTCAGCCGCTGATAGTCGGCGGCGGTATGGGAATGGCACCGCTTATTTATCTTGCAGATATGCTGAAGGATAAAAAGCCGATCGTGTTAATTGGCGGCAGAAATAAGGATGAAATATTCTGGCAGGAATATATGAAAAAATTTACGGACAGGATATATGTTACAACTGATGATGGCTCGGCAGGAGTTAAGGGTTTTACAACAACATTGCTGCCGCAGCTTTTACAGAAAAACGTTGTAGATGATATTTATACCTGTGGCCCTGATATTATGATGCGGGGAATTGCGAAAATTGCTTATGAATATGGTAAAACCTGTCAGGTTTCGCTGGAAAAACGTATGGCCTGCGGCATTGGTGTATGTCTGGGCTGTACTTTTCCCGGGAAGCAGAGTGGACGGCGGCGTAAAGTTTGTACGGAAGGGCCTGTTTTCCCGGCTGAGGAGGTTTTTTAA